Proteins from one Capricornis sumatraensis isolate serow.1 chromosome 2, serow.2, whole genome shotgun sequence genomic window:
- the TMEM30B gene encoding cell cycle control protein 50B, translating to MTWSATARGAHQPDNTAFTQQRLPAWHPLLSASIALPLFFCAGLAFIGLGLGLYYSSNGIKELAYDYTGDPGTGNCSVCATAGQGRAPPPPCSCAWYFSLPELFQGPVYLYYELTNFYQNNRRYGVSRDDSQLSGLPSSLRHPVNECAPYQYSAAGLPIAPCGAIANSLFNDSFSLWHQRQPNGPYVEVPLDRTGIAWWTDYHVKFRNPPLVNGSLALAFRGTAPPPNWHRPVYELSPDPNNTGFINQDFVVWMRTAALPTFRKLYARIRQGNYSAGLPRGAYRVNITYNYPVRAFSGHKRLIFSSISWMGGKNPFLGIAYLLVGSLCIFVGFVMLVVYIRYQDQNDDEEDDE from the coding sequence ATGACCTGGAGCGCCACCGCCCGGGGCGCCCACCAGCCCGACAACACCGCGTTCACGCAGCAGCGCCTCCCCGCCTGGCACCCGCTGCTGTCGGCCAGCATCGCGCTGCCGCTCTTCTTCTGCGCCGGCCTGGCCTTCAtcggcctgggcctgggcctctACTACTCCTCCAACGGCATCAAGGAGCTCGCGTACGACTACACCGGCGACCCGGGTACCGGCAACTGCTCGGTGTGCGCCACGGCCGGCCAGGGCCGCGCGCCGCCGCCCCCCTGCTCGTGCGCCTGGTACTTCTCGCTGCCCGAGCTCTTCCAGGGCCCCGTATACCTGTACTACGAGCTGACCAATTTCTACCAGAACAACCGGCGCTACGGCGTGTCCCGCGACGACTCGCAGCTGAGCGGGCTGCCGAGCTCGCTGCGCCACCCGGTCAACGAGTGCGCCCCCTACCAGTACAGCGCGGCCGGCCTGCCCATCGCGCCCTGCGGCGCCATCGCCAACAGCCTCTTCAACGACTCCTTCTCGCTGTGGCACCAGCGCCAGCCCAACGGGCCCTACGTCGAGGTGCCGCTCGACCGCACCGGCATCGCTTGGTGGACCGACTACCACGTCAAGTTCCGCAACCCGCCGCTGGTGAACGGCAGCCTGGCGCTGGCCTTCCGGGGCACCGCGCCGCCGCCCAACTGGCACCGGCCGGTCTACGAGCTGAGCCCCGACCCCAACAACACCGGCTTCATCAACCAGGACTTCGTGGTGTGGATGCGCACCGCTGCGCTCCCCACGTTCCGCAAGCTGTACGCGCGCATCCGCCAGGGCAACTACTCGGCCGGGCTGCCGCGGGGCGCCTACCGCGTCAACATCACCTACAACTACCCGGTGCGCGCCTTCAGCGGCCACAAACGCCTCATCTTCAGCAGCATCTCGTGGATGGGCGGCAAGAATCCATTCCTGGGCATCGCCTACCTGCTGGTCGGCTCCCTCTGCATCTTCGTGGGCTTTGTCATGCTGGTCGTCTACATTCGCTACCAGGACCAGAACGACGACGAGGAGGACGACGAGTGA